TAGACTATATATAAGATGTTCCTTATAAGTTTAAGCTACTAAAAGTAACGTTAGTCTAGACTACATGAGATAAGGTTAGCTATAAAATAAGGAATATTGCCTCTGTAAGTACTAAGATTCTTAATTATAAGAATATTATATACGTTTAACCTAAACATGGAACGAATCTAGAGCATTCTAATACATGACTGGTTTAACCCTTTTGACTTCCAACATACCTTTTCAAGCTCAACTCTCAAGATGATCAATTAACTTGAGTTTGCACATCAAAACAGGAAACTGAAGTCGAGTATGCCAGAAAAAAGTTATTGTGAAGGTCTTCTGCAGATATCATCTAAATAGTGTAGTGGGAATAGTTCAGAGTCACCAAAATAGAAATTAGCGGTGATTAACTACAACAGCTTAACAAGGTGCATCTTACACCACACAAAGAAAGTTATGGTGTTGCAAATTTCCAGGACATCATTAGAATAGCTTAAATTAGCGGTTTCTGAGTAACTAAAAATTAGTCCTACATCATCCCCGTCCTCTTTTCCATTGCACTATCTAAGCAAGGATCAAATTAGTTCTATGCTAGGAAGTTACTTACCAAAGAAACAAATGTCAAAGAGGACTAATTTGATCCTTGCTCAGATAGTGCAATGGAAAAAGAGGACGGGGATGATGTAGTTAGCTTCTTGctgtaattttcttttgaatagGAGTAGCATATGATTTTTTGTATCTCGTACAAAGAAGTTGTTTTCTGCTGTTAGGAAAATCTACTGAATTTTGagaattttccttcttttgcattttgtatatattttatgagATGAAGTTATAAACATTGCCCAATGTGTTCGTATGTTAGCAAGGAATATCTGGTGTAGTAGCTAAGTACAGTCTACAGATTGACATTTCTGCATTATGTGATTGAACGGACACAGATACATAGCCTGACTCAATTGACTCAACACAAATACATTCCAGTAACGTAAAGGAAAATATTCCTACAATGAAGCAACTGTGGACTGTGATAATGAAACATAAATCTTGAAGTTAAGAAGAGACATTGCTTCTCTTTAGCTGTTCGATAAGAGGGCTTGATCCATCTCATTATCCAAAAAATAGGAAGGCTTCGATCCATAGAAGCAATGACCATAGCTAATCCTCTTGTTGTATCGATGTGATAGACTCTAACTGAATTTCTTGTGGATTCTAGAATATATGCAAAAAAGCTCATTAGACTAAAACATAGGTGTACAATTGAATTGTAGAATGAGCTTACGAGAGAAGCCAGAAAACATTACCTGTAAGCGGCGACAGATTTCAATAACTTCAGCAAGGGGTGCCCAGTCTCCAAAGTTCCTTTCAATAAATTGATAAGCAATTCCACTCTTTCCTTTGCCCACAATGAAGAGTCCTCCTTTTGTCTCACCTTCACCCCTGAAATTTTGATCCACCCCCATAGCTTTTGCTCGCCTATAATTTGAAATAGCTCGAGGATTCAATAGAAAACCTGATATGAACTTGTCTTTTAGCAGATTCCCACCTCCCAGAGCTTTATAAAATTCCATGTTTTTGTCAAAGAGGACTACACCACCCCAGTATCGAGGCCAGAAATCCTTTACCTGGATAACAAAACCCAGCATAATAAACCAGGTCCTTCCGTAGAAATGTCAACAAAAAAAGGTGGAAAAAAGTTACCTCTGATTCTATTTGCTCATGAAGAACAGCAAATAACTGAACCCCCAAAGCATCAAATATTGGTTTTCTTGCATAAAGTTGGTGGGCTTCAGCTCTGCACATGATGCACCTGTTTCCATAGTCTTTTTGGTATGAGACTGAGTAATTCATGCtcatagataaaaaaatttaatttcatgttctttcttataaaatataaatacccctttcttcttttttgatatGACCATGGTTTCCAGTTCATAAATACCCCTTGTTTgttaaaggaaaaaacattcCTAGGTTGCATCCTTCATCAGTGAATGATAATTTAGTGGGATAAAAAAGATTATTGGATTTTCTACTCTGTTTGAAGTTTTATGCAGAAATTGACTTGAGTTTACTTAATCCCATAAAATTCTTGCAAGTGGTGTCTTTTTCCTGTTTACTGTAGTATGTGTAATATCCTATATCCTATACATAGCACAACAATTGAGCTACATTTAACAAATTATAGGTGTGAATTGGAGAAATGATTTGATGCTTTACCCAGGGCGACGGATGCATACAAACACTGCTGGTTTATCCCGCCAGAGCTTTGAAGCCTTCATCGTAGCAGTCTTTCTTTTCACTAGACGCTCCATTCCAATCTTGTACTCTGGTGTTAGTTTCTGAACTGAGATATTCTCTATGGAAGAATAAGGAGCAACAGTCTCAACTACTGGGGTGGGCTGCACACAGCCACATGCTCTAGGCTCATCGGGCATTGAAGCTACAATTCCTTTAAAAACATGTCCACCTTTAATTTCCAGCTCAGCCATTGATTGTTCAAGGGATATACCTGTCTTGGTTCTTCTAAGGGATCTTGTCATACTTAGCTTCCTGGAGGTGACTGGAGAAATATCCTTCCTGTAAAGACTCTCATTTGTTGAGGTGGTTCTTCTCCTCATGTGGAGGTTATAGGTTTCTGACAAAGAATCTCCCCCAGAAGCTGCAGTTCTGTCTGTAAAACGGGCAACATGGCCCCTTTTCATTCCAAACTTTGAAGTAAGATCTACTGTACTTAAGTTTTGAAGCTCAGTAAGGGAATTCCCTGACTCCTCAAACTTATCTGCGTATTGCATCAGAGCTCGATCATGCAGGTACGACCTGATTTCCAGTGCATCCTTGAGTAGGAAAGATACAATCATCAGAAGAATAGCTTATTTGTTTCCATAATTTTTCAGATGTGCAGAAAACAAGCTTAACAACTTCCTAATCAAAGTTTGTTTCGGCAATAATCATTCAAATGGGAATAGAGGCATTTA
This DNA window, taken from Solanum lycopersicum chromosome 5, SLM_r2.1, encodes the following:
- the LOC101255791 gene encoding uncharacterized protein; amino-acid sequence: MASFAIEDFVGNGCLQGLVPMLLEEGWDDVPTLKIMNVDDMNELNMTKRQKDALEIRSYLHDRALMQYADKFEESGNSLTELQNLSTVDLTSKFGMKRGHVARFTDRTAASGGDSLSETYNLHMRRRTTSTNESLYRKDISPVTSRKLSMTRSLRRTKTGISLEQSMAELEIKGGHVFKGIVASMPDEPRACGCVQPTPVVETVAPYSSIENISVQKLTPEYKIGMERLVKRKTATMKASKLWRDKPAVFVCIRRPGCIMCRAEAHQLYARKPIFDALGVQLFAVLHEQIESEVKDFWPRYWGGVVLFDKNMEFYKALGGGNLLKDKFISGFLLNPRAISNYRRAKAMGVDQNFRGEGETKGGLFIVGKGKSGIAYQFIERNFGDWAPLAEVIEICRRLQNPQEIQLESITSIQQED